The proteins below come from a single Bacteroidales bacterium WCE2004 genomic window:
- a CDS encoding TonB family C-terminal domain-containing protein: MRRILGCLLLLSLSLVASAQYRPFTGGAEDSEAVAALKEHVGYLSSAAREGRRAGSEGEREAALYVSEVLASYGVEVFSGDNGDPFGLKQDAGDTLTSRNVLGCVTGYDPALRDRYIVIGARLDNLGKMSYRKGEEERERIYYGANGNASGLAMLLELARMFSNNSVLLKRTVIFAAFGASQESGAGAWYFLNRSFSGADHIDAMINLDMLGTGSNGFYAFAASNPDLSDLVRQVNATLQPVTPELVTREPFSSDNRIFYDREIPSVLFTTGLFPEYNTDRDDASVIEYDGMERELEYLYNFALALTNGRKPDFRRDHTAEPEVGEGVVSYFDCDVKPSFFRSSDPAEFLRRWVYTYLRYPQDAVDEGVQGRVLVDFVIDERGKVGHVKVARGVDPRLDDEAVRVVAASPDWKPGMFRGKKVKTAMSVYVEFRLEKRKKKR, from the coding sequence ATGCGTAGGATCCTTGGCTGCCTGTTGCTCCTGTCCCTGTCCCTGGTGGCGTCGGCCCAGTACCGGCCGTTCACCGGAGGCGCGGAGGACAGCGAAGCCGTGGCTGCCCTGAAAGAACACGTCGGCTATCTGTCTTCCGCCGCCCGCGAAGGCCGCAGGGCCGGCTCGGAAGGGGAGCGGGAAGCCGCGCTCTACGTCTCGGAGGTGCTTGCCTCCTACGGCGTGGAGGTCTTCAGCGGGGACAACGGCGATCCTTTTGGCCTCAAGCAGGACGCGGGCGACACGCTGACCTCCCGCAACGTCCTCGGCTGCGTCACCGGATACGACCCGGCCCTGCGCGACCGCTACATCGTGATCGGCGCGCGCCTGGACAACCTCGGCAAGATGTCCTACCGGAAGGGGGAAGAGGAGCGCGAGCGCATCTACTACGGCGCCAACGGCAATGCCTCCGGCCTGGCCATGCTCCTGGAGCTGGCCCGGATGTTCTCCAACAACAGCGTGCTGCTCAAGCGTACCGTCATCTTCGCCGCCTTCGGCGCCTCGCAGGAGTCCGGCGCGGGCGCCTGGTACTTCCTCAACCGCTCCTTCTCCGGGGCGGATCACATCGACGCGATGATCAACCTCGACATGCTTGGCACAGGCTCCAACGGGTTCTACGCCTTCGCGGCGTCCAACCCCGACCTGAGCGACCTGGTCAGGCAGGTGAACGCCACCCTGCAGCCGGTCACCCCGGAGCTCGTGACCCGGGAGCCCTTCAGCTCCGACAACCGGATCTTCTACGACAGGGAGATCCCGTCCGTGCTGTTCACCACCGGGCTTTTCCCCGAATACAATACCGACCGTGACGACGCCTCCGTCATCGAATACGATGGCATGGAGCGCGAACTGGAATACCTGTACAACTTTGCCCTGGCCCTGACCAACGGCCGGAAGCCGGACTTCCGCCGCGACCACACGGCGGAGCCCGAGGTGGGCGAGGGCGTCGTGTCGTACTTCGACTGCGACGTCAAGCCGTCCTTCTTCCGCTCCAGCGACCCCGCCGAGTTCCTGCGGCGCTGGGTCTATACCTATCTCCGCTATCCGCAGGATGCGGTCGACGAGGGTGTGCAGGGCCGCGTGCTCGTGGATTTCGTCATCGACGAACGCGGCAAGGTGGGCCATGTCAAGGTGGCCCGCGGCGTGGACCCGCGCCTGGACGACGAAGCCGTCCGCGTGGTCGCCGCGTCGCCGGACTGGAAGCCGGGCATGTTCCGGGGCAAGAAAGTGAAGACCGCGATGTCGGTCTATGTCGAATTCCGATTGGAGAAGAGAAAGAAGAAAAGATAG
- a CDS encoding Sporulation related domain-containing protein, which translates to MRKAIVIAAVAASVCLLGGCDFIRTLAGRPTSHELAAKREMIEQQAAEVQRKKDSLEAVAAQERERIRKWVTDSLALEDSLRRSGDDVVKTSERMGVSNASLTFRYYVMIGAFSSSANAARQAARAEKAGYTSAVIPLKNGISAVGVCPTNSLTEVCNALKKVRQEPFCPADAWILKNE; encoded by the coding sequence ATGAGAAAAGCAATTGTCATCGCGGCAGTAGCCGCATCTGTCTGTCTGCTGGGTGGATGTGATTTCATCCGGACCCTGGCAGGACGCCCTACTTCGCACGAACTCGCGGCCAAGCGCGAGATGATCGAGCAGCAGGCCGCCGAAGTCCAGCGCAAGAAAGATTCGCTCGAGGCGGTCGCGGCCCAGGAACGGGAGCGGATCCGCAAGTGGGTGACCGACTCCCTGGCCCTGGAGGACTCGCTGCGCCGCAGCGGGGACGATGTCGTCAAGACTTCGGAGCGCATGGGGGTCAGCAACGCTTCGCTGACCTTCCGCTACTACGTGATGATCGGCGCCTTCAGCAGCTCCGCCAACGCCGCCCGCCAGGCGGCCCGCGCGGAGAAGGCCGGCTACACCTCTGCGGTGATTCCCCTCAAGAACGGCATCTCGGCGGTCGGCGTCTGCCCGACCAACAGCCTGACCGAAGTCTGCAACGCGCTCAAGAAAGTCCGCCAGGAGCCTTTCTGCCCGGCCGACGCCTGGATCCTCAAGAACGAATAG
- a CDS encoding poly-gamma-glutamate synthesis protein (capsule biosynthesis protein) — MKTTHFLPLLLSLACTAVLHAQQPSAQWFSDQYQIPFPKATLNAPDTVSVVVIGDVMMHAKQLVRNHRTFMERLAPTLRAADFAVANMEFPLGGEPYAGYPSFSTPDYYAWYAGKDCGIDVFLTGNNHVLDRGSRGLQRTLDVYARIRDSLGVRQTGAARDPEELEETYPLMLSRRGLKIALVSFTYGTNTGPDAEWPKVCYMRKDEVEAAIKTARKKGADFVVALPHWGTEYQLIHDATQDSWARWLVSKGVDVIVGGHPHVVQDTTHIKGVPVIYSLGNAISNMSIINSRLGLAATLRFVHDPVTGEKRMLEPELKFLWCTLPERLLPDSYASLFVKEWASRRSDWLTPSDFDNMIETWQRVKDTCGIED, encoded by the coding sequence ATGAAAACGACCCACTTTCTCCCGCTTCTCTTGTCGCTGGCCTGCACGGCAGTACTGCACGCGCAACAGCCTTCTGCCCAGTGGTTCTCCGATCAATATCAAATCCCGTTCCCGAAAGCGACGCTCAACGCTCCCGACACCGTGAGCGTGGTCGTCATCGGCGACGTGATGATGCACGCCAAGCAGCTCGTACGCAACCACCGCACCTTCATGGAGCGGCTCGCGCCCACCCTGCGCGCGGCGGATTTCGCCGTGGCGAACATGGAATTCCCGCTGGGCGGCGAGCCTTATGCCGGCTACCCGTCCTTCTCCACGCCGGACTATTATGCGTGGTACGCGGGCAAGGATTGCGGGATCGACGTTTTCCTGACGGGCAACAACCATGTCCTCGACCGCGGCTCGCGCGGCCTGCAGCGCACGCTGGACGTCTACGCCAGGATCCGCGACTCGCTCGGCGTCCGCCAGACAGGCGCGGCCCGCGACCCGGAGGAACTGGAAGAGACCTACCCGCTGATGCTCTCGCGCCGCGGGCTGAAGATCGCGCTGGTCAGCTTCACCTACGGGACCAATACGGGCCCGGACGCGGAGTGGCCGAAAGTCTGCTATATGCGGAAGGATGAGGTGGAAGCGGCCATCAAGACGGCGCGCAAGAAGGGGGCGGACTTCGTCGTCGCCCTGCCCCACTGGGGCACGGAATACCAGCTGATCCACGACGCCACGCAGGATTCCTGGGCCAGGTGGCTGGTGTCCAAGGGGGTCGACGTCATCGTGGGAGGCCATCCGCACGTCGTGCAGGACACGACGCACATCAAGGGCGTGCCGGTCATCTATTCCCTCGGCAACGCCATCTCCAACATGAGCATCATCAATTCGCGGCTGGGCCTCGCCGCCACGCTCCGTTTCGTCCACGACCCGGTCACGGGAGAGAAGCGGATGCTGGAGCCGGAACTGAAGTTCCTGTGGTGCACCCTGCCGGAGCGGCTGCTCCCGGACAGCTATGCCAGCCTGTTTGTAAAAGAATGGGCCAGCCGCCGCAGCGACTGGCTCACTCCATCTGATTTCGATAATATGATCGAGACCTGGCAGCGTGTCAAGGACACGTGCGGCATCGAAGATTAA
- a CDS encoding Tetratricopeptide repeat-containing protein, producing the protein MKKILAILALAATLAVSAQAQTKEVAAAKAALEKAQAGIDNAKQNTKTATWLKYAEALVKAYEAPKGSAWIGMTAQELQVLSANERPTSESQVEVNGQPMTKRVYATKNLYFDQAGQLRVIEVSQPVVADALDKAVEAYAKAAELDAKGQKTKDIKTALESINSKYTDDAYAAYTLGKVSEASVLFEKAAKAFATAPLSQVDTNAIYNAGFTAWQAEEWERAKGFFEEGIKYGYYGESGESYAKLADIADKLGDKEASKKYLTEGSQKFPESQSLLIGLINYYLNSGEDTAQLFELFSEAQKNEPNNASLFYVEGNARKKLGQNEEALAAYDKAIEVNPNYEWGYIGKGVLLYDMAVEIAEKANSEYDDAKYNALLGEFEKCYKGCVEPFEKGFEICQDNDIKASIAEYLKNVCFRFRTDPEYQAKYEKYESFGK; encoded by the coding sequence ATGAAAAAGATTTTAGCAATTCTGGCACTCGCGGCCACGCTTGCAGTGAGCGCCCAGGCCCAGACCAAGGAAGTTGCCGCTGCGAAAGCGGCCCTTGAGAAGGCCCAGGCTGGCATCGACAATGCCAAGCAGAACACCAAGACCGCCACTTGGCTGAAATATGCCGAGGCCCTGGTCAAGGCCTATGAGGCCCCGAAGGGCAGCGCCTGGATCGGTATGACCGCCCAGGAGCTCCAGGTCCTTTCCGCCAACGAGCGCCCGACCTCCGAATCCCAGGTCGAGGTCAACGGCCAGCCGATGACCAAGCGTGTCTACGCCACCAAGAACCTCTACTTCGACCAGGCCGGCCAGCTCCGCGTGATCGAAGTCTCCCAGCCGGTCGTCGCCGACGCGCTCGACAAGGCTGTCGAGGCCTATGCCAAGGCTGCCGAGCTCGACGCCAAGGGCCAGAAGACCAAGGATATCAAGACCGCCCTCGAGTCCATCAACAGCAAGTATACGGACGACGCTTACGCCGCCTATACCCTGGGCAAGGTCTCCGAGGCTTCCGTCCTCTTCGAGAAGGCCGCCAAGGCTTTCGCCACCGCTCCGCTGAGCCAGGTGGACACCAACGCCATCTACAACGCCGGCTTCACTGCATGGCAGGCTGAGGAGTGGGAGCGCGCCAAGGGCTTCTTCGAGGAAGGCATCAAGTATGGTTATTATGGCGAAAGCGGCGAGTCCTACGCCAAGCTGGCCGACATCGCCGACAAGCTCGGCGACAAGGAGGCTTCCAAGAAGTACCTGACCGAGGGTTCCCAGAAGTTCCCGGAGAGCCAGAGCCTGCTGATCGGCCTGATCAACTACTATCTCAACAGCGGTGAGGATACCGCCCAGCTCTTCGAGCTCTTCTCCGAGGCCCAGAAGAACGAGCCGAACAACGCCTCCCTGTTCTATGTGGAAGGCAACGCCCGCAAGAAACTCGGCCAGAACGAGGAAGCGCTCGCCGCCTACGACAAGGCGATCGAGGTCAACCCGAACTACGAGTGGGGTTACATCGGCAAGGGTGTCCTCCTCTATGACATGGCTGTCGAGATTGCCGAGAAGGCCAACAGCGAGTATGACGACGCCAAGTACAACGCGCTCCTCGGCGAGTTCGAGAAGTGCTACAAGGGCTGCGTCGAGCCGTTCGAGAAGGGCTTCGAGATCTGCCAGGACAACGATATCAAGGCCAGCATCGCCGAGTACCTCAAGAACGTCTGCTTCCGCTTCCGCACCGATCCCGAGTACCAGGCCAAGTACGAGAAGTACGAGAGCTTCGGCAAATAA
- a CDS encoding DNA gyrase subunit A: MDSEVKNPEEIQEEVTGIIEPVEIDHEMRTAYIDYSMSVIVSRALPDARDGLKPVQRRVLFGMDGLGLNFGGQTKKSARIVGEVLGKFHPHGDSSVYDAMARLAQPWNQRYPLVYGQGNFGSMDGDPVAAMRYTEAKLEKMTEDVLADIDKDTVDMTLNFDDSLQEPTVLPTKLPLLLLNGSAGIAVGMATNMAPHNLGEVCDAICAYIDNPDITTEELMEHIQGPDFPTGGIIMGRQGIVDAYSTGRGRVVIRAKTEIEEGDNGRETIVVTEVPYMVNKADMLSRISEMVHEKKIEGIADIRELTNREGIRIEFVVKKDANANVVLNTLFKYTALQSSFSINNVALVGGRPRTLTLKDMLRTFVDFRHEVVVRRTKFDLDKALKRAHILEGLLKAIDVIDEIIAIIRASRSVDDAKATLMSTFGFDDIQAAAIVEMRLRQLTGLEKDRLQAEYDELERFIARCREILASDAEQLAIVKQESMDLKARYGDPRRTEITLSDDEFNPEDFYADEDVVITISHLGYIKRTALTEFRTQARGGVGKKASATRDEDFIEHIYVANMHSTMLFFTDHGMCYRLKVYELPEGTRTSKGRAVQNLLSIDPSDSIRTYLNVRSIENPDYTDNHFVILVTKRGVVKKTNLTEYSNKRSRNKGIIAISIREGDELLDALLTDGSHEVMIAARKGRCCRFNEEEVRAIGRSGSGVRGINIDDDDEVIGALSFNPQAEDFASHTILVVSENGYGKRSDPQEYRLTSRGAKGVKTINITDKTGPLVAIKDVTEENDLMIITKAGLTIRMSVSDIKVAGRATQGVRLINIREGDAIAAVSPVAKAEEELPEEAPEADQTATEE; the protein is encoded by the coding sequence ATGGACAGTGAGGTTAAGAATCCTGAAGAAATCCAGGAAGAAGTGACAGGAATTATAGAACCGGTCGAGATCGACCATGAGATGCGAACGGCCTACATCGATTATTCGATGTCCGTGATCGTGTCCCGCGCCCTCCCGGACGCCCGGGACGGCCTCAAACCCGTACAGCGCCGCGTGCTTTTCGGCATGGACGGCCTGGGCTTGAACTTCGGCGGCCAGACCAAGAAATCCGCCCGTATCGTCGGTGAGGTGCTGGGTAAGTTCCACCCGCACGGCGATTCCAGCGTCTACGACGCCATGGCCCGCCTCGCGCAGCCGTGGAACCAGCGCTACCCGCTGGTCTACGGCCAAGGCAACTTCGGCTCGATGGACGGCGACCCCGTCGCCGCCATGCGATATACGGAAGCCAAGCTTGAGAAGATGACCGAGGACGTCCTCGCCGACATCGACAAGGACACCGTCGACATGACGCTCAACTTCGACGACTCCCTCCAGGAGCCGACGGTGCTGCCGACCAAGCTCCCGCTGCTGCTGCTCAACGGCTCCGCGGGCATCGCCGTCGGTATGGCCACCAACATGGCCCCGCACAACCTGGGCGAGGTCTGCGACGCGATCTGCGCCTATATCGACAATCCCGACATCACGACCGAGGAGCTCATGGAGCACATCCAGGGCCCGGACTTCCCGACCGGCGGCATCATCATGGGCCGCCAGGGCATCGTGGATGCCTACAGCACCGGCCGCGGCCGCGTGGTGATCCGCGCCAAGACCGAGATCGAGGAGGGCGACAACGGCCGCGAGACGATCGTCGTCACCGAGGTGCCGTACATGGTCAACAAGGCCGACATGCTCTCCCGCATCAGCGAGATGGTGCATGAGAAGAAGATCGAGGGCATCGCCGACATCCGCGAGCTCACCAACCGCGAGGGCATCCGCATCGAGTTCGTCGTCAAGAAGGACGCCAACGCCAATGTGGTGCTCAACACGCTCTTCAAGTATACCGCGCTGCAGAGCAGCTTCTCCATCAACAACGTGGCCCTCGTGGGCGGCCGTCCCCGAACGCTGACCCTCAAGGACATGCTGCGGACCTTCGTCGACTTCCGCCACGAGGTGGTGGTGCGCCGCACGAAGTTCGACCTGGACAAGGCCCTGAAGCGCGCGCACATCTTGGAAGGCCTCCTGAAGGCGATCGACGTCATCGACGAGATCATCGCCATCATCCGCGCCTCCCGCAGCGTCGACGACGCCAAGGCGACCCTGATGTCGACCTTCGGCTTCGACGACATCCAGGCAGCCGCCATCGTGGAGATGCGTCTCCGCCAGCTCACCGGCCTGGAGAAGGACCGCCTGCAGGCCGAGTACGACGAACTCGAGCGCTTCATCGCCCGCTGCCGCGAGATCCTCGCCAGCGACGCCGAGCAGCTCGCGATCGTCAAGCAGGAGTCCATGGACCTCAAGGCCCGCTACGGCGACCCCCGCCGCACGGAGATCACCCTCTCCGACGACGAATTCAACCCCGAGGACTTCTACGCCGACGAGGATGTCGTGATCACGATCTCCCACCTCGGCTACATCAAGCGCACGGCCCTGACGGAGTTCCGCACCCAGGCCCGCGGCGGCGTGGGCAAGAAGGCCAGCGCCACGCGCGACGAAGACTTCATCGAGCATATCTACGTGGCCAACATGCACTCCACGATGCTCTTCTTCACCGACCATGGCATGTGCTACCGGCTCAAGGTCTATGAGCTGCCGGAAGGCACCCGCACCTCCAAGGGCCGCGCGGTGCAGAACCTGCTCTCCATCGACCCGTCCGACAGCATCCGCACCTATCTCAACGTCCGTTCCATCGAGAATCCGGACTACACGGACAATCATTTCGTGATCCTGGTCACGAAGCGCGGCGTGGTCAAGAAGACCAACCTGACCGAATATTCCAACAAGCGCAGCCGCAACAAGGGCATCATCGCCATCAGCATCCGCGAGGGCGACGAGCTCCTCGACGCGCTGCTGACCGACGGCTCCCACGAGGTGATGATCGCCGCCCGCAAGGGCCGCTGCTGCCGCTTCAACGAAGAGGAAGTGCGCGCCATCGGCCGTAGCGGATCGGGTGTCCGCGGCATCAATATCGACGATGACGACGAGGTGATCGGCGCCCTCTCCTTCAACCCGCAGGCGGAGGACTTCGCATCCCATACCATCCTGGTAGTCAGTGAGAACGGCTATGGCAAGCGCTCCGATCCGCAGGAGTACCGCCTGACCTCCCGCGGCGCCAAGGGCGTCAAGACGATCAACATCACGGACAAGACTGGCCCGCTTGTTGCAATTAAGGACGTAACCGAGGAGAATGACCTGATGATCATTACCAAGGCCGGACTGACGATCCGGATGTCCGTTTCGGACATCAAGGTCGCAGGGCGCGCCACCCAAGGCGTGAGACTGATCAATATCCGGGAAGGAGATGCGATCGCCGCGGTGTCACCGGTCGCCAAGGCGGAGGAAGAACTCCCGGAGGAAGCGCCGGAAGCGGACCAGACCGCAACTGAAGAGTAG
- a CDS encoding Clp amino terminal domain-containing protein, pathogenicity island component, translating to MEIKFSTDLQTILCYARDEAMRTGSYGINADHVVLGMLRHRDNDACRILAACGIDPDALKATLDEYLFDAQAVPWPDQDRIRPTRTAAALLGGAAYEALKQGLHEISSTHLLLALSRHEKSKAAEVLRDRQLDYGHLLPLMREKRYALPEQDTTLPRMEDLLGPLGDQLTRLYTEAQDKTNIYS from the coding sequence ATGGAGATCAAGTTCTCGACAGACCTGCAGACCATCCTCTGCTATGCCCGCGACGAGGCGATGCGCACCGGAAGCTACGGCATCAATGCCGACCACGTCGTGCTGGGGATGCTGCGCCACCGCGACAACGACGCCTGCCGGATACTTGCCGCCTGCGGCATCGATCCGGACGCGCTCAAGGCGACCCTCGACGAGTATCTGTTCGACGCGCAGGCCGTGCCCTGGCCGGACCAGGACCGCATCCGGCCGACGCGCACCGCGGCAGCCCTGCTGGGAGGAGCGGCCTACGAGGCGCTCAAGCAGGGCTTGCACGAAATCTCTTCCACCCACCTGCTGCTCGCCCTCTCCCGCCACGAGAAGAGCAAGGCGGCCGAGGTGCTCCGCGACCGCCAGCTGGACTACGGACACCTCCTCCCGCTGATGCGCGAGAAGCGCTACGCCTTGCCCGAGCAGGACACGACCCTGCCCCGGATGGAGGACCTGCTGGGGCCGCTCGGCGACCAGCTGACCCGCCTCTACACCGAAGCCCAAGACAAAACAAACATCTACAGCTGA
- a CDS encoding Acetyl esterase/lipase has product MKNLITALLVFACTLAQAQTPDKTLCFAHRDTCDLLLDFYSAAPGRGPCADSLRKPVVVHVFGGAFLAGRRNQPGDMPWYRELADRGYHVAAIDYRLGLKGLKLKPDLSAVGALMNAIQMAVDDLFAATNYLIDNAEALGIDPDRIIVSGSSAGAITALEAEWEICNRAEPAAVLPGWFNYAGILSFSGAILSLDGPIRFPQKPCPILLHHGTADKIVPYGRIDIFRKHFAGSDALAKKLEAVGANFQILRYSGNGHEIANLMRRNLPEELRFLEENVLKGVHRTMDATLSDGAIEKPDWGNLEFQNIYNGDVTLE; this is encoded by the coding sequence ATGAAAAATCTGATCACCGCCCTTCTCGTCTTCGCCTGCACCCTGGCGCAGGCGCAGACTCCCGATAAGACCCTCTGCTTCGCCCACCGCGACACCTGCGACCTCCTGCTGGATTTCTATTCCGCCGCCCCCGGCCGCGGACCCTGCGCCGACTCGCTGCGCAAGCCGGTGGTCGTGCACGTCTTCGGCGGCGCCTTCCTTGCCGGCCGGCGCAACCAGCCCGGCGACATGCCCTGGTACCGTGAGCTCGCCGACCGGGGCTACCACGTGGCCGCCATCGACTACCGTCTCGGCCTGAAAGGCCTCAAGCTCAAGCCGGACCTGTCGGCCGTCGGCGCCCTGATGAACGCCATCCAGATGGCGGTGGACGATCTGTTCGCTGCGACCAACTACCTGATCGACAACGCCGAAGCGCTCGGCATCGACCCGGACCGCATCATCGTGAGCGGCTCCTCCGCCGGCGCCATCACGGCCCTGGAGGCCGAATGGGAGATCTGCAACCGCGCCGAGCCGGCCGCCGTACTGCCCGGCTGGTTCAACTACGCGGGCATCCTGTCCTTCTCCGGAGCCATCCTCTCGCTGGACGGCCCGATCCGCTTCCCGCAGAAGCCCTGTCCCATCCTGTTGCACCACGGCACCGCCGACAAGATCGTGCCCTACGGGCGGATCGACATCTTCCGCAAGCACTTCGCGGGCAGCGACGCCCTGGCGAAGAAGCTGGAGGCCGTCGGCGCCAACTTCCAGATCCTGCGCTACAGCGGCAACGGCCACGAAATCGCCAACCTGATGCGGCGCAACCTGCCGGAGGAGCTCCGCTTCCTGGAGGAGAACGTCCTCAAGGGCGTGCACAGGACGATGGACGCCACCCTTTCGGATGGCGCCATCGAAAAGCCCGACTGGGGCAATCTTGAATTTCAGAACATCTACAACGGCGACGTGACGCTCGAGTAG
- a CDS encoding uridine phosphorylase: protein MRIPESELIINGDGSAFHIHIRPEQLADNVILVGDPGRVAMVKSYFSAIEAEGASREFVWATGVFNGQRITVLSTGIGTDNIDIVMTELDALANVDFKTREELPEHRSLDILRIGTCGAIQPEIPLGAFILSHISVGCDGLMNWYANRDKIALLDFEEAFKKHVHWDRHLPDPYFVRAGEKMIRKFQDCTVKGMTISASGFYGPQGRVVRQGLAMPNMLEDFESFEFGGYKITNFEMEGSALAGMAAQLGHNAATVCCAIAHRYLKDANTDYKPRVAQLVELALRRLTE from the coding sequence ATGAGAATTCCCGAATCCGAACTGATCATCAACGGAGACGGCTCAGCGTTCCACATCCACATCCGTCCGGAACAGCTGGCCGACAACGTGATCCTCGTCGGCGACCCCGGCCGGGTCGCCATGGTCAAATCCTACTTCTCCGCCATCGAGGCGGAAGGCGCTTCGCGCGAATTCGTCTGGGCCACGGGAGTGTTCAACGGGCAGCGCATCACGGTCCTGTCCACCGGCATCGGCACGGACAACATCGACATCGTGATGACGGAGCTCGACGCCCTCGCCAACGTCGACTTCAAGACGCGCGAGGAGCTTCCCGAGCACCGCTCGCTGGACATCCTGCGCATCGGCACCTGCGGTGCCATCCAGCCGGAGATCCCGCTCGGCGCCTTCATCCTCTCGCATATTTCCGTCGGCTGCGACGGCCTGATGAACTGGTATGCCAACCGCGACAAGATCGCGCTCCTCGACTTCGAGGAGGCCTTCAAGAAGCATGTCCACTGGGACAGGCACCTTCCCGACCCGTACTTCGTGCGCGCCGGCGAGAAGATGATCCGCAAGTTCCAGGACTGCACCGTCAAGGGCATGACCATCTCCGCCTCCGGCTTCTACGGGCCTCAGGGCCGCGTCGTGCGCCAGGGCCTGGCGATGCCCAATATGCTCGAGGATTTCGAGTCCTTCGAGTTCGGCGGCTATAAGATCACCAACTTCGAGATGGAAGGCTCCGCCCTCGCCGGCATGGCCGCCCAGCTCGGGCACAACGCCGCCACGGTCTGCTGCGCGATCGCACACCGCTACCTCAAGGACGCCAACACCGACTACAAGCCGCGCGTGGCGCAGCTCGTGGAGCTGGCGCTCCGCCGCCTGACGGAGTAG
- a CDS encoding transcriptional regulator, LytTR family, whose translation MIKLGDQLPRYLLEKHQIWTTVVYTALFSLVFILVSIPFSSNAWFELGASEAFFYTLAFILISALIIILSRALLHRCRTLKRFSILGYSLWVVAEVVAVSLLYTFFTFEGTELGVIHPYLRNSGAVFLSAAVYTAVCLCVPYALSSLAFALQDKDNTIRLMNYGNVVSDKPAVPYSDKRITLFDNNGVLKFSISSDNLYFIESDDNYIKAWYMDSGGEMKQYMLRCRLKTVEDSFADSELVRCHRKYIVNIRKISILKSEKEGYKVDFDIDSVDPIPISKTYEQAVLARFNSR comes from the coding sequence ATGATCAAGCTCGGAGACCAGCTGCCCAGGTATCTTCTGGAGAAGCACCAGATATGGACGACCGTAGTGTACACGGCCCTCTTTTCCCTGGTGTTCATCCTGGTCAGCATCCCCTTCTCGAGCAACGCCTGGTTCGAGCTGGGCGCGAGCGAAGCTTTCTTCTACACGCTCGCCTTCATCCTCATCTCGGCCCTGATCATCATCCTCAGCCGCGCGCTCCTGCACCGCTGTCGGACGCTCAAGCGTTTCTCCATCCTGGGCTACTCGCTCTGGGTGGTCGCCGAAGTGGTCGCGGTGAGCCTGCTCTACACCTTCTTCACCTTCGAAGGCACGGAGCTCGGGGTCATCCACCCCTACCTGCGCAACTCGGGCGCGGTCTTCCTCAGCGCGGCGGTCTACACGGCCGTCTGCCTGTGCGTGCCCTACGCCCTGTCCTCCCTGGCTTTCGCCCTGCAGGACAAGGACAACACGATCCGGCTGATGAACTACGGCAACGTCGTCAGCGACAAGCCCGCGGTCCCCTACAGCGACAAGCGGATCACGCTGTTCGACAACAACGGTGTGCTCAAGTTCTCCATCAGCTCGGACAACCTCTATTTCATCGAGTCGGACGACAACTACATCAAGGCCTGGTATATGGACAGCGGCGGCGAAATGAAGCAGTACATGCTCCGCTGCCGCCTCAAGACGGTGGAGGACAGCTTCGCGGACAGCGAGCTGGTCCGCTGCCACCGCAAGTATATCGTCAACATCCGCAAGATCTCGATCCTGAAGTCCGAGAAGGAGGGCTACAAGGTCGACTTCGACATCGACTCGGTGGATCCCATCCCCATCTCGAAAACCTACGAGCAGGCCGTCCTGGCCCGCTTCAATTCCCGCTAG